One part of the Deltaproteobacteria bacterium genome encodes these proteins:
- a CDS encoding cation transporter, whose product MPSADPLSRFTSPSRYALLLVVAAVATLGLKFLAFYLSGSIGIFSDAAESFVNLTAASFAAFALAYAAKPADREHAYGHEKIEYFASGIEGALIVVTAGWIIFEAVMRFLHPRPLATLPTSLVLVAVAAGVNGIVAWGAARAGRRWRSIILSASAQHLAADVWTTLGIIVGLLLYRWTDRPWLDPLLAALVALHVIRSGSRLVQRAYQGLMDRALEPGETEQIRDCIRWHLGPGEEFHALRTRQSGARRFVDFHLLVPGARPLTAVHALTVRLEKELTNAFPGMDVTIHMEPVEEESEGDGV is encoded by the coding sequence ATGCCGTCTGCGGATCCTCTGTCTCGTTTTACCAGTCCGTCCCGCTACGCACTGCTGCTCGTGGTCGCGGCCGTCGCCACATTGGGACTCAAATTTTTGGCCTTCTATTTGAGTGGTTCGATCGGGATTTTTTCCGATGCCGCGGAGTCGTTCGTCAATCTGACTGCGGCTAGTTTTGCCGCGTTCGCCCTCGCGTATGCCGCGAAGCCGGCGGATCGGGAACATGCCTACGGCCACGAGAAAATCGAATACTTCGCCAGCGGGATCGAAGGCGCGCTGATTGTCGTCACGGCCGGCTGGATTATTTTCGAAGCGGTCATGCGTTTTCTCCATCCGCGCCCGCTGGCGACGCTGCCAACCAGCTTGGTGCTTGTGGCCGTGGCGGCCGGCGTGAACGGGATCGTGGCCTGGGGCGCGGCTCGGGCCGGGCGTCGCTGGCGTTCGATCATTTTGTCTGCGAGCGCGCAGCATCTGGCGGCCGATGTCTGGACGACGCTCGGGATTATCGTCGGACTGTTGCTGTATCGGTGGACCGACCGTCCGTGGCTCGATCCGTTGCTGGCGGCGCTGGTGGCGCTCCATGTGATTCGTTCCGGTAGTCGCTTAGTGCAGCGTGCGTACCAAGGGCTGATGGATCGCGCGTTAGAACCTGGCGAGACGGAGCAGATTCGAGACTGCATTCGCTGGCACTTGGGTCCGGGCGAAGAATTCCACGCCCTCCGCACCCGACAGTCCGGCGCGCGCCGCTTCGTCGATTTTCATTTGCTCGTTCCCGGCGCTCGTCCGCTCACCGCCGTTCACGCGCTCACCGTCCGTCTGGAAAAGGAGTTGACGAACGCCTTCCCCGGGATGGATGTAACGATCCACATGGAGCCGGTGGAAGAGGAAAGTGAAGGGGATGGGGTGTAA